In the Brassica napus cultivar Da-Ae chromosome A7, Da-Ae, whole genome shotgun sequence genome, one interval contains:
- the LOC106354223 gene encoding putative receptor-like protein kinase At1g72540 yields the protein MKAMRFSWKNICLPISCMNDTNLKKTTTNPSKEKLLLLTRQTSVPSRVYLSDFSNSTISLNDFSNSFLTDIHIFTLEELKTITQGFSKHNYLGEGGFGEVYKGFVDDSLKIGLKAQPVAVKALKREGGQGHREWLAEVIILGQLKHPHLVNLIGYCCEDDHRLLVYEYMERGNLEDHLFQKYGGALPWLTRVKILLGAAKGLDFLHKGKKPVIYRDFKPSNILLSSDYSSKLSDFGLATDGSEAEDSNFTKNVMGTEGYAAPEYISAGNLTTMSDVFSFGVVLLEMLTARKAVEKYRSSQRGRNLVEWARPMLKDPNKLERIIDPSLEGRYSLEGIRKAAALAYQCLSHNPKSRPTMTTVVKTLGPILDLKDIQNGPFVYIVPVAGANDITCKDDDAKVTKEETEKEAKVCPRHRAGRRRRRKHRAMKSRAVYSDTTLYKSLGTSLYTQAE from the exons ATGAAAGCAATGAGATTCTCTTGGAAGAACATATGTCTTCCTATAAGCTGCATGAACGATACAAATCTCAAGAAGACTACAACAAACCCATCTAAGGAAAAACTTCTTCTGCTCACCAGACAAACCTCTGTCCCAAGCAGAGTATACCTGTCTGATTTCAGCAACTCAACCATCTCACTCAACGACTTCTCAAACTCTTTCCTCACAGACATTCACATCTTCACCTTAGAAGAGCTCAAAACGATCACACAAGGCTTCTCAAAGCATAACTACCTCGGTGAAGGAGGATTCGGAGAAGTCTACAAAGGGTTTGTTGATGATAGCCTCAAGATTGGTTTGAAAGCTCAGCCTGTTGCTGTCAAGGCTTTGAAACGAGAAGGTGGACAAGGCCATAGAGAGTGGCTG GCTGAAGTTATAATACTTGGTCAGTTGAAGCATCCACATCTTGTGAACTTGATCGGATACTGCTGTGAGGATGATCACAGGCTACTAGTTTATGAATACATGGAACGAGGCAATCTTGAAGACCACCTGTTTCAAA AGTATGGTGGAGCCTTGCCTTGGTTAACAAGAGTAAAGATTCTGCTTGGTGCTGCGAAGGGACTTGACTTCCTTCACAAGGGAAAGAAACCTGTTATTTACAGAGATTTCAAGCCTTCCAACATCCTCTTGAGCTCG GATTACAGCTCTAAGCTTTCAGATTTTGGCTTAGCCACAGATGGATCAGAGGCAGAAGACTCAAACTTCACCAAAAATGTAATGGGCACAGAAGGCTATGCCGCTCCTGAATACATCTCAGCAG GTAACTTGACAACTATGAGCGATGTGTTCAGTTTCGGTGTGGTGCTTCTAGAGATGCTAACAGCTAGAAAGGCAGTGGAGAAGTACCGGTCATCACAGAGAGGGAGGAACCTAGTGGAATGGGCAAGACCTATGCTGAAAGATCCCAACAAGCTTGAACGAATAATAGACCCTAGCCTGGAAGGGAGATACTCGCTAGAAGGCATCAGAAAAGCAGCTGCTCTGGCTTACCAGTGTTTAAGCCACAACCCTAAGTCACGACCCACTATGACCACCGTGGTCAAGACCCTGGGGCCAATTCTAGACCTCAAAGACATTCAAAACGGGCCGTTTGTGTATATTGTTCCAGTAGCAGGTGCAAATGACATCACATGTAAGGATGATGATGCCAAAGTCACAAAGGAGGAAACAGAGAAGGAGGCAAAAGTCTGTCCAAGACACCGAGCAGGTCGGAGGAGGAGACGTAAACACAGGGCAATGAAGTCTAGAGCCGTCTATTCAGACACTACTCTGTACAAGAGTCTAGGAACTAGTTTATACACACAAGCTGAGTAA